The Camelina sativa cultivar DH55 chromosome 14, Cs, whole genome shotgun sequence genome includes a window with the following:
- the LOC104741221 gene encoding protein SPIRAL1-like 1: MGRGVSAGGGQSSLGYLFGSGEAPKPAVSNAPAPQSDTLPVNADPSPKPAAAQPANVTKQIPAGISNSSTNNYARTDGQNTGNFLTDRPSTKVHAAPGGGSSLNYLFGDGRSN, encoded by the exons ATGGGTCGTGGAGTTAGTGCTGGTGGTGGGCAAAGTTCTTTGGGATATCTTTTTGGTAGTGGAGAGGCTCCAAAGCCAGCCGTTAGCAATGCTCCAGCTCCTCAGTCTGACACTCTGCCTGTGAATGCTGATCCTTCACCTAAACCCGCTGCTGCTCAGCCGGCTAATGTCACCAAGCAAATACCTGCTGGTATCAGTAACTCCTCTACAAACAACTACGCTCGAACAGATGGACAGAACACAGGCAACTTCCTTACg GACCGGCCATCGACCAAGGTACATGCGGCCCCTGGAGGCGGCTCATCTCTGAATTACCTCTTCGGTGATGGTCGAAGCAATTAG